One part of the Arabidopsis thaliana chromosome 1 sequence genome encodes these proteins:
- a CDS encoding 2-oxoglutarate (2OG) and Fe(II)-dependent oxygenase superfamily protein, producing the protein MVVKNSIKFNSQSERKSLEETKVPPIFGLPPDALDDKKPTSDFAVPIIDFAGVHKSREAVVEKIKAAAENWGIFQVINHGVPLSVLEEIQNGVVRFHEEDPEVKKSYFSLDLTKTFIYHNNFELYSSSAGNWRDSFVCYMDPDPSNPEDLPVACRDAMIGYSKHVMSLGGLLFELLSEALGLNSDTLKSMGCMKGLHMICHYYPPCPQPDQTLGTSKHSDNTFITILLQDNIGGLQILHQDCWVDVSPLPGALIINIGDFLQVSSLIHSWT; encoded by the exons atggtGGTGAAAAACTCGATCAAATTCAACTCTCAGAGTGAGCGCAAGTCTTTGGAAGAGACCAAGGTTCCTCCTATCTTTGGCCTTCCTCCAGATGCCTTAGACGACAAGAAACCTACCTCGGATTTTGCAGTACCTATCATCGACTTTGCAGGCGTCCACAAGTCGCGTGAAGCCGTTGTGGAGAAGATCAAAGCCGCTGCAGAGAATTGGGGAATTTTCCAGGTGATCAACCATGGTGTTCCTTTAAGTGTTCTTGAAGAGATTCAAAATGGAGTTGTTAGGTTTCATGAGGAAGATCCGGAGGTTAAGAAATCTTACTTCTCGCTTGACCTCACCAAAACATTTATCTACCACAATAATTTCGAACTTTACAGTTCGTCTGCTGGTAACTGGAGAGACTCTTTCGTTTGTTACATGGATCCCGATCCTTCAAACCCTGAAGATCTCCCAGTGGCTTGcag AGATGCTATGATCGGATACTCGAAGCATGTGATGAGTTTAGGTGGCTTGCTCTTTGAACTTCTCTCAGAAGCTCTTGGTTTGAACTCTGATACTCTTAAGAGTATGGGTTGCATGAAGGGTTTGCATATGATCTGCCATTATTACCCTCCCTGTCCACAACCTGACCAAACCTTAGGCACAAGTAAGCATTCCGACAACACTTTTATCACTATTCTTCTTCAGGACAACATCGGTGGtcttcaaattcttcatcAAGACTGTTGGGTTGATGTCTCGCCTCTTCCCGGGGCACTTATCATCAACATCGGAGATTTCTTGCAGGTAAGCTCACTGATCCATAGTTGGACCTAA
- a CDS encoding 2-oxoglutarate (2OG) and Fe(II)-dependent oxygenase superfamily protein (2-oxoglutarate (2OG) and Fe(II)-dependent oxygenase superfamily protein; FUNCTIONS IN: 2-oxoglutarate-dependent dioxygenase activity; INVOLVED IN: biological_process unknown; LOCATED IN: cellular_component unknown; EXPRESSED IN: hypocotyl, flower, cultured cell; EXPRESSED DURING: petal differentiation and expansion stage; CONTAINS InterPro DOMAIN/s: Oxoglutarate/iron-dependent oxygenase (InterPro:IPR005123); BEST Arabidopsis thaliana protein match is: 2-oxoglutarate (2OG) and Fe(II)-dependent oxygenase superfamily protein (TAIR:AT1G04350.1); Has 8121 Blast hits to 8082 proteins in 999 species: Archae - 0; Bacteria - 1115; Metazoa - 117; Fungi - 760; Plants - 4878; Viruses - 0; Other Eukaryotes - 1251 (source: NCBI BLink).), whose translation MVVKNSIKFNSQSERKSLEETKVPPIFGLPPDALDDKKPTSDFAVPIIDFAGVHKSREAVVEKIKAAAENWGIFQVINHGVPLSVLEEIQNGVVRFHEEDPEVKKSYFSLDLTKTFIYHNNFELYSSSAGNWRDSFVCYMDPDPSNPEDLPVACRDAMIGYSKHVMSLGGLLFELLSEALGLNSDTLKSMGCMKGLHMICHYYPPCPQPDQTLGTSKHSDNTFITILLQDNIGGLQILHQDCWVDVSPLPGALIINIGDFLQLMTNDKFISVDHRVLTNRVGPRISIACFFSSSMNPNSTVYGPIKELLSEENPPKYRDFTIPEYSKGYIEKGLDGTSHLSHYRI comes from the exons atggtGGTGAAAAACTCGATCAAATTCAACTCTCAGAGTGAGCGCAAGTCTTTGGAAGAGACCAAGGTTCCTCCTATCTTTGGCCTTCCTCCAGATGCCTTAGACGACAAGAAACCTACCTCGGATTTTGCAGTACCTATCATCGACTTTGCAGGCGTCCACAAGTCGCGTGAAGCCGTTGTGGAGAAGATCAAAGCCGCTGCAGAGAATTGGGGAATTTTCCAGGTGATCAACCATGGTGTTCCTTTAAGTGTTCTTGAAGAGATTCAAAATGGAGTTGTTAGGTTTCATGAGGAAGATCCGGAGGTTAAGAAATCTTACTTCTCGCTTGACCTCACCAAAACATTTATCTACCACAATAATTTCGAACTTTACAGTTCGTCTGCTGGTAACTGGAGAGACTCTTTCGTTTGTTACATGGATCCCGATCCTTCAAACCCTGAAGATCTCCCAGTGGCTTGcag AGATGCTATGATCGGATACTCGAAGCATGTGATGAGTTTAGGTGGCTTGCTCTTTGAACTTCTCTCAGAAGCTCTTGGTTTGAACTCTGATACTCTTAAGAGTATGGGTTGCATGAAGGGTTTGCATATGATCTGCCATTATTACCCTCCCTGTCCACAACCTGACCAAACCTTAGGCACAAGTAAGCATTCCGACAACACTTTTATCACTATTCTTCTTCAGGACAACATCGGTGGtcttcaaattcttcatcAAGACTGTTGGGTTGATGTCTCGCCTCTTCCCGGGGCACTTATCATCAACATCGGAGATTTCTTGCAG CTAATGACGAACGACAAGTTCATAAGCGTTGATCATAGGGTGCTTACAAACAGAGTTGGACCGAGGATTTCAATCGCATGCTTTTTCAGCTCGAGTATGAATCCAAATTCCACAGTTTACGGACCAATCAAAGAGCTTCTCTCTGAAGAAAACCCTCCAAAATACAGAGACTTCACTATACCAGAGTACTCAAAGGGATACATTGAGAAAGGTCTCGATGGAACATCGCATCTGTCACATTACAGGATTTGA